One Mercenaria mercenaria strain notata chromosome 12, MADL_Memer_1, whole genome shotgun sequence DNA segment encodes these proteins:
- the LOC128547608 gene encoding uncharacterized protein LOC128547608, translating into MSFTTKLGLRSISLSLVVWIVNCAGLPWPDFESGWLPIINGLEHVARLNIDHGLGEIPVLVDVSVKIKDNIFPASGFRPDHPKERSGPIVYIYDDMYVNVSTSPVEDPLYRIFHRVPSRYSGAKPNILGDAKVRIRAWKLTSLPAEDFRQSGIMLKANTSKVSDSYAEVNHNLGEMPCLVVVRMKMLQGGHALMADGVGSSMQVFADVPDRTNAYLVYGYSDTTFRLWVDSSVYGAIFDGRKHTWFDMVIAEGEAEIYAWKCPTITPQFNQRVVTRNSMDQLPERWRLDVDYDLEPSLIRVSVQAEDPGGANMGFRFPGGMNLGYTVPLETGNSVKHPTVGGLSYTYRVAARNVYFWQPMYDVFDKSTIFIAESFGGGTNTEISKSESVYIYSWIYNKNGGCPAPVIPNGIVDMPVNGTSTGARAEVRYEEEFMLSPEDTFNFYDEKLTITCNKFGYWEKYAQMYAQRWNL; encoded by the exons ATGAGTTTCACGACGAAACTTGGACTCCGTTCCATTTCACTTTCACTTGTGGTTTGGATAGTGAACT gTGCAGGTTTACCATGGCCAGATTTCGAGAGTGGGTGGTTGCCTATTATAAACGGCCTCGAACATGTTGCTAGACTTAACATTGACCATGGTTTAGGAGAAATTCCTGTTCTGGTTGATGTGTCGGTAAAAATCAAGGACAATATATTTCCGGCCTCAG GATTTCGACCTGATCACCCGAAAGAGAGATCTGGACCAATTGTTTATATATACGATGACATGTATGTCAATGTATCAACATCTCCGGTAGAAGATCCACTGTACAGAATATTTCATAGAG TACCATCGCGCTATAGCGGAGCGAAACCAAATATCCTGGGAGATGCAAAGGTGCGAATACGAGCTTGGAAACTGACGTCACTTCCGGCAGAGGACTTCAGGCAGTCAGGAATAATGTTAAAAGCGAATACTTCAAAAG TTTCTGATTCTTACGCTGAAGTGAATCATAACCTTGGTGAAATGCCATGTCTTGTGGTTGTTCGAATGAAAATGCTCCAGGGCGGCCATGCACTTATGGCTGATGGTGTTG GCTCCTCTATGCAGGTATTTGCCGATGTACCAGACAGAACGAATGCCTATCTTGTATATGGTTACAGCGATACCACATTCAGATTGTGGGTGGACTCTTCAGTTTATGGAG CAATTTTTGACGGCAGAAAACATACATGGTTTGATATGGTTATAGCCGAGGGCGAGGCCGAGATCTACGCATGGAAGTGTCCAACTATAACACCCCAATTCAACCAGCGTGTTGTAACAAGAAACTCTATGGACCAGCTACCGGAACGGTGGAGACTGGATGTTGATTATGATCTCGAGCCCTCGCTTATTCGTGTTTCG GTTCAAGCAGAAGATCCCGGCGGCGCCAATATGGGTTTCAGGTTTCCTGGTGGAATGAATCTCGGATATACTGTTCCGCTAGAAACAGGAAATTCCGTAAAACATCCGACTGTTGGTGGCCTTTCGTATACCTACAGGGTGGCGGcgagaaatgtttatttttggcaGCCGATGTATGATGTCTTCGATAAATCTACTATATTTATCGCGGAATCGTTTGGCGGCGGAACAAATACTGAAATATCTAAGAGCGAGTCAGTCTACATCTATAGCTGGATCTACAACA AAAATGGTGGATGTCCGGCACCGGTCATTCCAAATGGAATTGTAGACATGCCAGTCAACGGAACGTCAACTGGCGCACGTGCAGAAGTACGTTATGAGGAGGAATTTATGCTTTCACCGGAAGATACGTTTAACTTTTACGACGAAAAGTTAACAATAACTTGCAATAAGTTTGGATACTGGGAGAAATATGCCCAGATGTATGCCCAAAG